AACATTTTGTGAAAGACTGCATATGACTTTTCCATTCATTCCAACATCTTTGTCTGTGATGCTTATGAGAGAAATGACAGTCCCAGGTTTGGAATTTTCTGCTACAGTTTTTGACAGAGATGTGACATCTATTTCTGGTTGGTTGTCATTTTCATCAACTATTTTAATCATCACCCTGCAATAGGTACTCATAGGAGGATGTCCTTTATCTGTAGCATGAACATCTAATTTGTAAACATCAGCTTTCTCAAAGTCAATCTGGCCCTTCACTTTTATTTCACCAGTGTTTTTATCCAAACTAAACATTTCATCTATTTTGGATTCAAGCTGCCCACCAAAATAATATTCAACTTCTTTGTTTAATCCATCATCCAAGTCAGTTGCTTCCACTTGAATGACGCGTGTGGCAGGTTTTACATTTTCAGATAGAGTTACAGAATAGACCTCTTGTGTAAATATTGGGTGATTATcattagaatccagcaccacaaCTGTGATATTAAGAGATCCAGTTCTTGGTGGAGTTCCACCATCAACCGCCGTGAGAACAAGACTATGCTTGGAATGCTTTTCTCGGTCCAGAGACTTTTGTAAAACTAAAAGAGGCACCTTGTCTTCCCCTATTTCTTTAATTTGTACACTAAAATattcatttgcatttaatttatatGCACGCACTGTATTAGTCCCAACATCTGGGTCGTGTGCATTTGGCAATTGAAAGCGTCTACCAGGAAGAACAGACTcatatatttcaaaattcttctcTGCCTCTTGGAAATTAGGTGAATTGTCGTTTATGTCTATAATTTCTACACTGACATGATGTATTTCCATGGGATTCTCTGCAACTAATTTCAAACTGACTAAACACGGTGAGACTCCATCACAGAGCTCCTCTCTGTTGACGGCTTTACGCACAAGCAGGATGCCACTGTTCACATTTACCTCAAACTGAGCCCCCTCTGCGCCTGCAACAATACGAAAATGTCTCTTTTCCAACGTGCTGATGTCCAGTCCAAGATCCCTGGCAACATTTCCAACTACCGTTCCCTCTTTGACTTCCTCTGCGATGGAATATTTGATCTGTGCTGCAACCTGCTCCCAACAAACCAAAATGATACAGAGAAAGAGTCCTCTCCTTTGTCCTCTTGCTCCCATCCTTCCAGGTTAGATTTCAGCATTCAAATCCAAATTCCACCAATGGATGACATTTCCAAAAtgacaaaatatttatttaaaaaattcatccaATAACATGAAATTATATAGGAGTGAAACGACTGCAACACCCGTCTTTGTTGAAGCCACTGTCTCTTATGATGGCTTGAACAAAACGGTTGCCGAAGGGGCAGGACCGCCTAATGTTTATAACGGCTTACTGGAATGatattgccctctagtggttctAATTCGCTACTTGCGTCAGGAATATCAATTTGACCACTACGCCATTGAATGTATACAAGGGTGATGTTTCAAGTCGAATCTTATACTCTTGCAATTTTATTCAGTTTCTCTCCATACAATTTGCAAATAACACAATTCATCAAAGCATGTGTGCCATGgttatttagaaaaaatatgGTTGCCAAAGAAAAACCCCGACCCTACATCACCTCTTTTTTTAAGGAGATCCTTTAAATGGGAGAAAAATAGATTCCTGCTTTAAGAAcaatatttaaaatttaaactaaatattgcaatccaATGACTAATAGTAACTAATTAATAAAatcccccattcattttcaacaccGCTTGCCCTGGTCAAGGTCACAGGAAGCTGGAGCCTAAAAACTGACTTTACACTGAACAGGCTGCCACTTGTACCATCGGCAACTATCAATAAAAATCAGAGATCTGTAACATGCTTAAATGTGTTAAACATTAACAAAACACCCACTGGACGTGCAATAATAGCTTCCACCAGGCCAGCGGCAATGTGACCTATGTTGTCATCCTTATTGAGACTGTTGCATTGTAGTTTCATACTAGGCTACTGTATATGGTGTGCTGTCTGTCACTTTGTTCTTTATCGGCCTGATGTGTATTCAACTATTACGACTTCAAACACGACATAATAACACAATGTTACTCTATGATTACGCCAacatgttaaataaaaaaagttcacaGCAATGGCATTGCAGATACGATACCTGTTAAAAGAAATACAGGCAaatctagggtgaccatattttgatttctaaaaaatcactcagcccagcctcagcccggcctcaagatacttgaattttactcgaagttcactcaaagatgcttttatcactttaatatatttaaagtgtgccccctcactcaggatggaaaaatgcagtttgaaaaaaaaataaataatgacttaaaataaataaatatatataatgcagacccatagaaatgcagtccagtcaatacacatacacacagtaggctatgtgccaactaaacatttttataaattactatcacgacaattgtccttgacaaattgttattcccattcagttgatgttctcattcaatgttctagattgcacacaaacaaaaaccgaaataaactgacaaactattcaatcagcatgtttccaaacgtagcagttcaaaactacgtttcccataatgcctagcgtggtttagcttactgatagctagctgaggcaaaaatcaaactttgctataaaagtttacaatcatcggcagcgcgccgatgcgacaccaaacgggattttacagtcaaagctccgacagaagtcaacagttgccattatatacgtatttatcattaaaaataaaaaaataaaaaatcaggcattgtggccaaatcgtcaacccagtagatggcggtaatgcctcatgataggggtaaactgccaacaaaaacaataagaactactacttccctccattctcataggagccatgtcaactgctgccacccagcggtcggagggattctcttcaaattggtcccgtgaaaaatcataaaaaccggacatttttatgaatttataaaacccgcccggaccacgaggacactacgtgaaagtacgacttgtccgggcaaaagaggacgtttggtcaccctaggcaAATCACATTCACAGATGTAATACTCAAAACTTAAAAACTGCCCCTCTCAATATGAATCTTAGCAATAAGAAACATAGCAGTAAAGAACCAAATGAAGACATAACTGTGAACCTTGGATGTAAGTAGCAGACGTGGAACGGTGGAAGCAATATGGTTTCCTCAAGTAAAAGAAATagattttcatttcaaaataatacaATTGTGATGAAAATGTTAAGACCATCACGATTATTAATTTAGCTGCAAATAATCATAATTGTAAACTTTCACTGTAACAAAATATTTCTTACCTCCCCAGAAGTGTGTCTCCTGTCGGGGAGCACGAGTGTGTTAGCGTTGCTTCCTGGGACGATAGTAGAACCAATACTCATTCTGGGTCCAACTAGCATATATCGTTTTTCTCCGGATCTGTACTGGATGCTGTGACACAATGTGCCATCATAATTTGTGTCTTGGAGATATTTGGAAGTGTACTCTGTGGACCTGGTCGAGCACTGCATGGCGATCAGCACGATGATGCTGATGACAAAAAGAAGCGAGACTGAGCCCAAAGTGATGATGAGATAAAAAGTCATATTATCATCCTCCTGCTCCGATTTCGCTGCACTTTTGACATCCGAAGCTGCAAAAGCCTCTTTGGGTTCCACAAGTTTGACAGTTAAGGTAGCAGTTGCTGAGAGCGAAACATTGCCATTGTCTTTGACCAGTATGAGCAGTCGATGTTCTGCTTCGTCCGTCTCCGTCAAGGAGCGCAGTGTTCTGATCTGGCCCGTGTAGCGGTCCAAAGAAAAGAGACTGTGGTCAGTGACTTGCCCAAATGAAAAGAGTAGCCAGCCATTGTATCCTATATCAGCGTCATAGGCTCTGACTTTAGTCaccaagtctcctgctttaaaatTGCGAGGAATCTCCTCCACACCTTCAGCAGAACCATTGGAGCTGACTGGATACAGGATGACTGGAGCATTGTCGTTTTGATCCAGAATGAACACATTCACTGTCACGTTGCTGCTCAGTGGAGGACTTCCTCCATCAGTAGCCACCACTTGGAAATGGAAACTTTTCACATTCTCAAAATCAAAACTTTTTAGCGCTGTAATGTCGCCAGTATCAGGGttgatgtttaaaaatgttgacaTTTTAACTTGACTTCCCTCTTCTCTGCTAATGTGATACGTCAAGGCTGAATTTTCATTCAAGTCTTTGTCGAAAGCAGTGACCGAAAAAATTGAGTTCCCTGGCGGGTTATTTTCCAATAAATAAAGTTGGATTGGACTGTGAAAAAAATTTGGAATATTATCATTTACATCTGACACTTCAAGATGAATAATTTTAAACGTGgacaagggaggttcaccacagTCTGTAGCCGTGATGGTGATGTCATAATCTGACACTAATTCCCGATCAAGTCTGTCTTTCAGTATCACTGAGTACATGTTATCTTGAAATGAAGGTTTTAATTCAAATGGGACATTTTGTGAAAGACTACATATGACTTTGCCGTTTAATCCGACATCTTCAtcggtaatacttatgagggaaATGACAGTCCCAGGTTTGGAATCTTCCGCGACCATTTTTGACAGAGAAGTCACCTCTATTTCAGGTTGGTTGTCATTTTCATCAACTATTTTAATGATCACCCTGCAATCTGTGCTCGTGGGAGGCTGTCCTTTGTCTGTGGCTTGAATATCTAATTTGTAAACTTCAACCTTCTCAAAGTCAAATTGGGCCTTTACTGTAATTTCACCagtgtttttatttaaattaaacaTTTCATAGATTTCTTTGTCAAGTTCTCCTCCAAAATAATATTCAACTTCACCATTTAATCCTTCATCCAGGTCAGTTGCTTCTACCATGATAACTCTTGTCCCCAATTTCACATTTTCAGATAAAGTTACAGAATACACTTCTTGCGTAAATATAGGTTGATTATCATTTGAGTCAAGAACTATAACTGTAACATTAAGACTTCCAGATTTTGTTGGATTTCCACCATCAACGGCTGTAAGAACAAACATGTGCTCAGTGTGCTTTTCTCTGTCCAGAGGCTTTTGTAAAATCAAAAAGGGTATCTTATCATCTCCTCGTTCTCGAATTTGTATATTAAAATATTCATTCTGGTTTAATTTGTATGCACGCACCGTATTAACAAGAACGTCCGGATCATACGCGCTTGGTAGTTGGAAACGTTTTCCAGCAGGCATGGATTCTGGTATTTCTAAAATCTTTTCTGACTCTTGAAATTTGGGTGAGTTGTCATTAATATCTATAATTTCTACAGTGGCATGATGTATTTCCATGGGGTTTTCTGCAACTAATTTCAGATTTATTAAACACACCGAGACACCTTCACAGAGCTCCTCTCGGTTGATGGGTTTACGCACAAACAGAACGCCATTGTTCATGTTTACCTCAAACTGAGCCCCCTCTGTGCCTGAAACAATGCGAAAATGTCTCTCCGCCAATGTACCGATGTCCAATCCAAGATCTCTGGCGACATTTCCCACCACAGTTCCGACTTTGACTTCCTCCGCAATGGAATATTTGATCTGTGATGCAACCTGCTCCAAACAAATCAAAATGATGCAGAGAAAGAGTCTATTCCTTTGTCCTCCTGCTCCCATCCTTCCGGCTCTGATTACAGCatcaacatccaaattccaccaAAGAAGAAAATCTCAAAAATGAGAAAAGTATTGCTCATGAAAATATCCCGAAATATAGAACAATCCAGTGATGAAACGACAGCAATATCTGTCTCTGTTGAAGGCACGGTCTCTTTGATGCCCTGAATAAAACGGTTCCAGAAGGGGCAGGACCACCTAATGCTCATCTCTGTTTACTGGAAAgacattgccatctagtggtttAGTCCAAATGCTTCAAAAAGATTACATGACTAAAATGTTTCTTAACGTAATTGTGTGTTGTTGACTTTCAGGTTCTGTCGTTCAATTATATTTACGTCCGCTTCATATATTGTGTAAATAACACAATGTACAGAGGTTTGTGCAACTTGGTTAATTTGATAAATATAGTTTAATTGGCCACGATGTCATATGCTGTCtataaaagaatataaaatatttaatcCACAGACATAGACCAATAAGTAATAAGGTCGATTAGTCACTcattgtatgtatatgtatgtgtgtatgtgtgtgtgtgtggggggggggggggggcatatggGTGTGTAAGTGGGTGAGTAGGGGTTTGCATGCAAAGGAGTGTGTGTGTCtgacagttgccacgtttacatggagccaattacattattacattatttattACATACAATTACATATTAtaacaaatattccaattacaatcggaatatttgttcaaaccgaataaatgtgttccatataaacacctcattcggaatgaacaggcccaaaccgaatggaatttcattccgattcacaggggtggaatattccttttcccaaaccgattagaagtaaaattatatcatgtaaacaggaaagcggaatggtgtctggttgcgttctttctgcacatgctccgtactgacgtggtggcgtcacttggtgacgtaagtaacgtcacttgcaacatggcttccaagcacagcgcacctagttGGAGTCCGGCgggaagattgtatttaattcaaactttaaaagaattgaatataattgctcgcttagacgggcgtaaaacgaggaacagtgaactatttaagttcacgagaggttacacgaagccggaatagaccggagcgttgaccagattaga
This Corythoichthys intestinalis isolate RoL2023-P3 chromosome 11, ASM3026506v1, whole genome shotgun sequence DNA region includes the following protein-coding sequences:
- the LOC130924343 gene encoding protocadherin alpha-7-like isoform X29; protein product: MGAGGQRNRLFLCIILICLEQVASQIKYSIAEEVKVGTVVGNVARDLGLDIGTLAERHFRIVSGTEGAQFEVNMNNGVLFVRKPINREELCEGVSVCLINLKLVAENPMEIHHATVEIIDINDNSPKFQESEKILEIPESMPAGKRFQLPSAYDPDVLVNTVRAYKLNQNEYFNIQIRERGDDKIPFLILQKPLDREKHTEHMFVLTAVDGGNPTKSGSLNVTVIVLDSNDNQPIFTQEVYSVTLSENVKLGTRVIMVEATDLDEGLNGEVEYYFGGELDKEIYEMFNLNKNTGEITVKAQFDFEKVEVYKLDIQATDKGQPPTSTDCRVIIKIVDENDNQPEIEVTSLSKMVAEDSKPGTVISLISITDEDVGLNGKVICSLSQNVPFELKPSFQDNMYSVILKDRLDRELVSDYDITITATDCGEPPLSTFKIIHLEVSDVNDNIPNFFHSPIQLYLLENNPPGNSIFSVTAFDKDLNENSALTYHISREEGSQVKMSTFLNINPDTGDITALKSFDFENVKSFHFQVVATDGGSPPLSSNVTVNVFILDQNDNAPVILYPVSSNGSAEGVEEIPRNFKAGDLVTKVRAYDADIGYNGWLLFSFGQVTDHSLFSLDRYTGQIRTLRSLTETDEAEHRLLILVKDNGNVSLSATATLTVKLVEPKEAFAASDVKSAAKSEQEDDNMTFYLIITLGSVSLLFVISIIVLIAMQCSTRSTEYTSKYLQDTNYDGTLCHSIQYRSGEKRYMLVGPRMSIGSTIVPGSNANTLVLPDRRHTSGEPKAPNSDWRYSASLRAGGVMQSSVHMEESSVMQGAQGVLVQNWPTASSAADAEGGEVSPPMGAGVDSNSWHFRYGPGGPGAPPQHLKAGEVPPEAFIIPGSPAIISIRQNQGGEDDKSDFITFGKKEEAKKKKKKKKDKKDKKDKGKDDDE